A window of Bacteroidota bacterium genomic DNA:
AAAACCCTTGATGAAGTAAGTGACTTTATTACACTTGAACTTAGCAACCTCACAGAACAAAGCATAAAAAAAACATGTGGATTTGGGTATGTTTTTTCAAATATAAATTGGACTAATTAATATTTATAATTGGTATTATTATCCTTTTTCCTGCTTTCTGTTACTGCGGCTGCCTCCTTTTTTCATACTTTTATTTAACGTGAATTTCAACCTGAAAGAAATAGCCACCATTAGCATGGTGTTATTCGCCGTTATTGATGTAGTGGGTAGCCTACCAATACTGCTCGACATAAAGTCAAAAGTTGGCTCCATTCAATCGGGGAAAGCTACGTTGGTGTCGGGAGGTATTATGGTTGCCTTTCTTTTTGTCGGTCAATCCATCCTCAATTTGATCGGTATAGATGTAAACTCTTTCGCCATTGCAGGATCATTTATTTTATTCTTCCTTGCTTTGGAAATGATATTGGGTGTAAAATTTTACAAAGATGATACACCGGCCACCGCGTCAATAGTGCCCATTGCCTTTCCTATACTTGCAGGTGCCGGAACACTTACAACACTTCTTTCTATCCGTGCGCAGTATCACATTGAGAATATCGTTGTTTCTATTTTAATAAACCTTGTATTTGTTTACGCTGTTTTAAAAAACATGTATCGCATCGAAAAAATACTTGGTCCCGGTGGTATTAATATTTTGAGAAAAGTGTTTGGAATAATATTACTGGCCATCGCCGTAAAATTATTCCGCAGTAACCTGGGAGTATAATTTTTTGATATGCTAGTTATAATTTGTTTAATTGCGCTGTTCGCTTCACTGCTCACTTTTTTTTCCGGTTTCGGGCTTGGGACTATTTTAACACCCGTCTTCGCGGTTTTTTTTCCTGTTGAAATAGCCATTTCATTGACTGCCGTGGTTCACC
This region includes:
- a CDS encoding MarC family protein; the protein is MNFNLKEIATISMVLFAVIDVVGSLPILLDIKSKVGSIQSGKATLVSGGIMVAFLFVGQSILNLIGIDVNSFAIAGSFILFFLALEMILGVKFYKDDTPATASIVPIAFPILAGAGTLTTLLSIRAQYHIENIVVSILINLVFVYAVLKNMYRIEKILGPGGINILRKVFGIILLAIAVKLFRSNLGV